The Virgibacillus dokdonensis genome includes a window with the following:
- a CDS encoding YlbE-like family protein, with protein MDPLCYDYLKQQPELLQFVRMNPVWYRYLSRDPSLLPEVKKEAKRFYGKTFPQQIEKVNQHMQMVSMLMQFAGAMKD; from the coding sequence ATGGATCCGTTATGTTATGACTATTTAAAACAGCAACCTGAACTTTTACAATTTGTCCGTATGAATCCAGTTTGGTATCGTTATTTATCCCGCGACCCTTCTCTGTTACCAGAAGTGAAAAAAGAAGCAAAAAGGTTCTATGGGAAAACATTTCCTCAACAAATAGAAAAGGTGAATCAGCATATGCAAATGGTTAGTATGTTAATGCAGTTCGCTGGAGCAATGAAAGACTAA
- the coaD gene encoding pantetheine-phosphate adenylyltransferase, giving the protein MTRLAICPGSFDPVTYGHLDIIQRGAKIFDHVIVTVFNNQSKDPLFTVEERIELLKACTSDLPNVTVDSSSSLLMDYAKSKNAQAVIRGLRAVSDFEYEMQITSMNRQLYADIETFFMMTNNQYSFLSSSIVKEVAKYRANVSDMVPNVVEKALARKFK; this is encoded by the coding sequence TTGACTAGATTGGCGATTTGTCCGGGGAGTTTTGATCCCGTAACCTATGGACATCTAGATATTATTCAGCGTGGCGCTAAAATTTTTGATCATGTTATCGTCACTGTATTTAATAATCAATCAAAAGACCCATTATTTACGGTGGAAGAAAGAATAGAATTGTTGAAAGCTTGTACAAGCGATTTACCCAATGTAACTGTAGATTCATCTAGTAGTTTACTTATGGATTATGCAAAATCCAAAAATGCTCAAGCTGTTATTCGTGGCTTGCGTGCTGTTAGTGATTTTGAATATGAAATGCAAATTACGTCGATGAATAGGCAGCTTTATGCAGACATAGAAACTTTTTTTATGATGACGAATAATCAGTATTCTTTTTTGAGCTCCAGTATTGTTAAAGAAGTTGCCAAATACCGCGCGAATGTTAGTGATATGGTTCCTAATGTTGTTGAGAAAGCTTTAGCTCGTAAATTTAAATAA
- a CDS encoding YlbF family regulator: MIATMDYVALLDQSEELTKMILGSDVMEAYHHAQKELQADAEAQKLIQAFSSIKEHYEDIQRFGRYHPDYNSIMKEVRRVKREMDMNDKVASFKIAERNLQKLLDDVSQYIAYSVSEQIKVPKDGAALSDSGCGCGSGGSCGCAS, encoded by the coding sequence ATGATAGCGACAATGGACTACGTAGCACTCCTAGATCAATCAGAAGAACTAACTAAAATGATCTTAGGTTCTGATGTTATGGAAGCTTATCATCATGCTCAGAAGGAACTACAAGCAGATGCAGAGGCACAGAAGCTCATTCAAGCTTTTTCCTCGATAAAAGAGCATTATGAAGATATACAACGGTTTGGCAGATATCATCCAGATTATAATTCTATTATGAAGGAAGTGCGTAGAGTAAAGCGTGAAATGGATATGAATGACAAAGTCGCTTCCTTTAAAATTGCTGAGCGCAATTTGCAAAAACTATTAGATGATGTCAGTCAATATATAGCATATAGTGTAAGTGAACAAATTAAAGTGCCTAAAGATGGAGCGGCTCTAAGTGATAGCGGCTGTGGTTGCGGTAGTGGTGGTAGCTGTGGTTGCGCTTCTTAA
- the ylbD gene encoding spore coat protein YlbD, producing the protein MSDQDLHPSVSAFKQFINKHPQLIKEVRKSGKPWQDIYEKWVLLGDDDPYWDKFKQADEDNIENKSKDNQSNENNKELFSQLLKMTESMDLEKVQRQMEQFSSSISTIQEIISQFKQTKDTKQPTNERMGWFRD; encoded by the coding sequence ATGAGTGATCAAGATTTACACCCTTCTGTAAGTGCATTTAAGCAATTTATTAATAAGCACCCACAATTGATCAAAGAAGTCCGTAAAAGCGGAAAACCGTGGCAAGACATATATGAAAAATGGGTATTACTTGGTGATGATGATCCTTACTGGGATAAATTTAAACAAGCAGATGAAGATAATATTGAAAATAAATCAAAAGATAATCAGTCGAATGAAAATAATAAAGAACTATTTAGTCAACTATTAAAGATGACAGAATCAATGGATTTAGAAAAGGTGCAACGTCAAATGGAGCAATTTAGTTCTTCTATATCTACCATTCAAGAAATAATTTCGCAATTTAAGCAGACAAAGGACACGAAACAACCAACCAACGAACGGATGGGATGGTTTCGTGATTAA
- a CDS encoding YlbG family protein, producing the protein MRAERQGLIVWFQHMKNLKQIKRYGHLLYSSKKMKYAVIYVNQQEVEKVEKKLLKLAFVSKVDRSYKPFVETNFENAKPDKAKQYDYKMGI; encoded by the coding sequence TTGCGGGCAGAACGTCAAGGCTTAATCGTCTGGTTCCAGCATATGAAGAACTTAAAGCAAATTAAGCGATATGGACATTTGCTGTATAGTTCTAAAAAAATGAAATATGCGGTTATATATGTAAATCAACAAGAAGTAGAAAAAGTGGAAAAAAAACTACTGAAGCTAGCATTTGTTTCTAAGGTGGACAGGTCATATAAGCCGTTTGTAGAAACAAACTTTGAAAATGCTAAACCAGATAAAGCAAAACAATACGATTATAAAATGGGGATTTAA
- the rsmD gene encoding 16S rRNA (guanine(966)-N(2))-methyltransferase RsmD codes for MRIIAGEHKGRQLKAVPGRMTRPTTDKVKEAVFQIMGPFFDGGNALDLFAGSGGLGIEALSRGIDRTIFVDKSPQAIHIINENLQKLDLVSRSEVFRADAFRALQAAAKRQLSFQLVLLDPPYGKVKLEEMLQKMLDLNLVTTNTWVYCEHDISEQLPVAHPRLSIVKQASYGGTICTTIYKVK; via the coding sequence ATGCGAATAATTGCTGGAGAGCATAAAGGAAGGCAATTAAAGGCAGTTCCAGGCCGTATGACTCGTCCAACAACCGATAAAGTGAAGGAAGCCGTTTTTCAAATTATGGGTCCCTTTTTTGATGGTGGTAATGCACTAGACTTATTTGCTGGAAGTGGCGGTTTAGGAATAGAAGCATTGAGTAGAGGGATAGATCGAACGATTTTTGTGGATAAATCACCACAAGCGATACATATTATAAATGAAAATCTACAGAAATTGGATCTCGTTAGTCGATCTGAAGTGTTTCGTGCGGATGCATTTCGAGCTTTGCAAGCAGCTGCTAAGCGTCAGTTGTCTTTCCAGTTAGTCCTATTAGATCCTCCTTATGGGAAAGTAAAGCTTGAAGAAATGTTACAAAAAATGTTGGACTTGAACCTGGTAACTACGAATACATGGGTATATTGTGAGCATGATATATCCGAGCAATTACCTGTTGCACATCCTCGTCTTTCCATTGTCAAACAAGCGAGTTATGGAGGTACAATTTGTACGACCATCTACAAAGTTAAATAG